Proteins encoded within one genomic window of Gloeobacter kilaueensis JS1:
- the nuoK gene encoding NADH-quinone oxidoreductase subunit NuoK translates to MLSLNAFLLVGAALFCIGFYGLVTSRNAVRVLMSIELLLNAVNINLIAFSNFVDPNNIRGQLFAIFVITVAAAEAAVGLAIVLAIYRNRDTIDMENFNLLKW, encoded by the coding sequence ATGCTCAGCCTCAACGCCTTTTTGCTGGTCGGTGCCGCCCTCTTCTGCATCGGCTTCTATGGCCTGGTCACCTCGCGCAACGCCGTGCGGGTGCTGATGTCGATCGAGCTGTTGCTCAACGCCGTCAACATCAACTTGATCGCCTTCTCCAACTTCGTCGATCCCAACAATATTCGTGGCCAGCTCTTTGCGATCTTTGTCATCACGGTGGCTGCCGCCGAAGCGGCGGTTGGTCTGGCGATCGTGCTCGCCATCTACCGCAACCGCGACACGATCGACATGGAAAATTTCAACCTCCTCAAGTGGTAA
- a CDS encoding PrsW family intramembrane metalloprotease, with protein MNFPVPNFLLIAAALAPALFLLALLTFLPKSATRWSAPRPLQTVVIATLTGIASAEMALVVEGWLTKNPWQFSSLGVLALFSLVVAGCAEEGAKYLCVRLYSWRLPVFREPFDGLLYCGAVGLGFGAIENISYVSQGGLGTALTRALTAVPFHGMLGLVLGYFLGQAKVRQLAGERWGGLHAQGLIFAILLHGLYDLFAFQSSLPSEIALYALLLGMGLWSVRTIRSTRAISPSWGGSTPPPPPPFVPPPLVERNPVVAAVLGLFPGVGQFYNREYQKGFFLLAAGVLNLVLLAVVWLLLNVPQLLVVLLVVAGLDLNIRPQDLEMLSNSPVLTVLAVLNAALCLVSAFDAYRTARTNRFDYLEPPEKRVRTVQSFSASYMGHLLALFLAVLVPVIVGGKARSESKQSGQPGAIEFDLVTTPKKLDGFSGKPEGTAKGKDKRNAPKISAQKSPTVKAPGPAPKPQAAQEAQGLPRSYNEYLSWKIRRYHDLYFDQVGQGQYTVVQYDIDAVGNVSNVQVLYDHTTAPSEVAELAAETVRRLDPALPLPPGIQMVTITELFWDGSPIGSPGSLEEHLSELPDGREVEPYPPQPRSNS; from the coding sequence ATGAACTTTCCAGTACCCAACTTCTTGCTGATCGCAGCTGCCCTCGCTCCTGCTCTGTTTTTGCTGGCGCTGTTGACTTTTTTGCCGAAGAGTGCGACGCGCTGGAGCGCTCCGCGCCCGCTGCAGACGGTGGTTATCGCCACGCTCACCGGCATCGCCTCGGCGGAGATGGCCCTGGTCGTCGAGGGCTGGCTGACAAAAAATCCCTGGCAATTTAGTTCGCTGGGGGTGCTCGCCCTCTTTTCGCTGGTGGTAGCCGGTTGCGCGGAGGAAGGGGCCAAGTATCTGTGTGTACGGCTCTATAGCTGGCGGCTACCGGTCTTTCGCGAACCGTTCGACGGCCTGCTCTACTGCGGTGCGGTCGGCCTTGGGTTCGGGGCAATCGAGAATATTTCTTACGTGAGTCAGGGCGGCCTCGGGACGGCGCTGACCCGCGCCCTGACCGCTGTTCCCTTCCACGGAATGCTCGGTCTGGTACTGGGCTACTTTTTGGGCCAGGCGAAGGTGCGGCAGCTGGCCGGTGAGCGCTGGGGCGGCCTCCATGCCCAGGGGCTGATCTTCGCTATCCTCCTGCATGGTCTGTACGACCTGTTTGCTTTTCAGTCCAGCCTGCCTTCGGAGATTGCCCTCTACGCGCTCCTGCTCGGTATGGGCCTCTGGAGTGTACGGACGATTCGCTCGACGCGGGCGATCTCACCCAGTTGGGGAGGCAGCACACCGCCGCCGCCCCCCCCGTTCGTGCCGCCGCCCCTGGTGGAGCGCAACCCGGTCGTTGCCGCAGTGCTCGGGCTTTTTCCAGGTGTGGGCCAGTTCTATAACCGCGAATATCAAAAGGGCTTTTTTCTGCTGGCGGCAGGAGTGCTCAATCTGGTGCTGTTGGCGGTGGTATGGCTACTGCTGAACGTGCCGCAGCTGCTGGTCGTTCTGCTGGTGGTTGCGGGCCTCGATCTCAATATCCGGCCTCAAGATCTGGAGATGCTCTCCAACTCGCCGGTGCTCACAGTCCTGGCGGTCCTTAACGCCGCCCTGTGCCTGGTGAGCGCCTTCGACGCCTACCGCACCGCCCGCACCAACCGCTTCGACTACCTTGAGCCGCCCGAAAAGCGCGTGCGCACCGTCCAGTCCTTCAGCGCCTCCTACATGGGCCACCTGCTGGCGCTGTTTCTGGCGGTCCTGGTGCCGGTGATCGTCGGTGGCAAAGCGCGCTCCGAATCGAAGCAGTCCGGCCAGCCCGGTGCGATCGAATTCGACCTGGTGACTACCCCCAAGAAGCTCGACGGCTTCAGCGGCAAACCCGAGGGCACCGCCAAGGGCAAGGACAAGCGCAACGCCCCTAAGATCAGCGCCCAAAAAAGCCCGACCGTAAAAGCCCCCGGCCCCGCCCCCAAGCCCCAGGCAGCCCAGGAGGCCCAGGGATTGCCGCGCTCCTACAACGAGTATCTTTCCTGGAAAATCCGCCGCTACCACGATCTTTACTTCGATCAGGTTGGCCAGGGCCAGTACACCGTCGTCCAGTACGACATCGACGCCGTGGGCAACGTCAGCAACGTCCAGGTTCTCTACGACCACACCACCGCTCCCAGCGAAGTCGCTGAACTGGCGGCTGAGACCGTCCGCCGCCTCGACCCGGCTTTGCCCCTGCCGCCGGGCATTCAGATGGTAACGATCACCGAGCTATTTTGGGACGGCTCGCCCATCGGCTCGCCCGGCTCCCTCGAAGAGCACCTGAGCGAACTGCCGGACGGACGAGAAGTCGAACCCTACCCACCCCAACCGCGCTCCAACTCCTGA
- a CDS encoding WecB/TagA/CpsF family glycosyltransferase, producing MTVLPTAPVLDLPVHLSGDYTASLVHLVEAGRGGHVVTLNAEMAMLAQREARLARIIRNADLVVPDGAGVVWALQRVGRKIRRCAGIDLVEAAMGPLARRRTRVFLLGAAPGVAESVATLWRERYAGLVLCGWRDGFFGPEDTEALTDELRRCQSEVVLVGLGVPKQEYWIEQARQKLPDIVYVGVGGSFDIWAGTKERAPRWLRENYLEWLYRLYREPWRARRMLALPKFALAILKRGVRY from the coding sequence GTGACTGTTCTGCCCACTGCTCCCGTTCTAGATCTGCCTGTACACCTGTCCGGCGACTATACCGCCTCGCTCGTCCATCTGGTGGAGGCGGGCAGGGGTGGTCATGTCGTGACCCTCAACGCCGAGATGGCGATGCTCGCCCAGCGCGAGGCGCGGCTGGCGCGGATCATTCGCAACGCCGATCTGGTTGTGCCGGACGGAGCCGGGGTGGTCTGGGCGCTGCAGCGGGTGGGTCGCAAGATCCGCCGCTGTGCGGGCATCGATCTTGTCGAGGCCGCGATGGGACCACTGGCCAGACGGCGGACAAGGGTCTTCTTGCTTGGGGCAGCCCCTGGGGTGGCCGAGAGTGTGGCCACACTCTGGCGCGAGCGCTACGCCGGGCTGGTGCTCTGCGGCTGGCGCGACGGTTTTTTTGGCCCCGAAGATACAGAAGCACTGACAGATGAGCTGCGGCGCTGTCAGAGCGAGGTCGTGCTGGTCGGCCTGGGGGTGCCCAAGCAGGAGTACTGGATCGAGCAGGCCCGGCAAAAATTGCCCGATATCGTCTACGTCGGTGTCGGTGGCAGCTTCGATATCTGGGCCGGCACCAAGGAGCGCGCCCCGCGCTGGCTGCGTGAAAACTACCTGGAGTGGCTCTATCGCCTCTACCGGGAGCCCTGGCGCGCCAGACGGATGCTGGCTCTGCCCAAATTTGCCCTGGCCATTCTTAAAAGAGGAGTGCGGTACTGA
- a CDS encoding NADH-quinone oxidoreductase subunit J, with amino-acid sequence MALSEGVQLVSFVILTAMVLGGAAGVVLFRSMVHSAFLLGLVFIGVSGLYVLLNADFVAAAQVLIYVGAVNVLILFAIMLVNKRIPPGRRAFSARSSVTGLVCAGLFALLATSIFQVPWQVQTPVAMNTVIEIGKRFFSEFLLPFEVASVLLLLAMVGAIILAQREFIPDRTADGLEPLALPERPREDVDEATTATAGR; translated from the coding sequence GTGGCACTCTCCGAAGGCGTTCAACTGGTCAGCTTCGTCATCCTCACCGCCATGGTCTTAGGAGGCGCGGCGGGGGTGGTGCTCTTCCGCAGCATGGTTCATTCTGCCTTTTTGCTGGGCCTGGTCTTCATCGGTGTCTCCGGGCTCTACGTGTTGCTGAACGCCGATTTTGTCGCTGCCGCCCAGGTGCTCATCTACGTGGGTGCGGTCAACGTGCTCATCTTGTTTGCGATCATGCTCGTCAACAAGCGCATCCCTCCAGGCAGGCGAGCCTTCTCGGCGCGCAGCAGCGTCACGGGCCTCGTCTGCGCAGGATTATTTGCCCTGCTGGCCACATCGATCTTCCAGGTACCCTGGCAGGTGCAGACCCCTGTGGCGATGAATACGGTGATCGAGATTGGCAAGCGCTTCTTCAGTGAATTTCTCCTGCCCTTCGAGGTCGCCTCGGTTCTGCTGCTGCTTGCGATGGTCGGAGCGATCATCCTTGCCCAGCGCGAGTTCATCCCGGATCGCACCGCCGACGGCCTGGAACCCCTTGCCCTGCCGGAGCGGCCCCGCGAGGACGTAGACGAAGCGACCACCGCCACCGCTGGCCGTTAA
- a CDS encoding IPT/TIG domain-containing protein, with the protein MEKFFHVPSLARHILLTMAVTGVAAIITSGNAFAYSVTSCTPPPPEIPLNPGATITVAGSGLSQTAQVVFNAPFPVGGGLAPFQIVNDSKLIITVPQLSGGAYRIFLSNNKPFGQGYATAQCEGYYQVASPPPGP; encoded by the coding sequence ATGGAGAAGTTCTTCCATGTCCCCAGCCTTGCACGTCACATCCTTTTGACAATGGCAGTTACTGGTGTGGCCGCCATTATTACTTCAGGAAATGCCTTCGCCTACTCTGTAACCAGCTGCACACCGCCCCCGCCTGAGATTCCTTTGAATCCTGGGGCTACGATTACAGTTGCCGGTTCAGGATTAAGTCAGACTGCACAAGTCGTATTCAATGCTCCTTTTCCTGTAGGTGGCGGTCTTGCTCCCTTTCAGATAGTTAATGACTCGAAGCTAATCATTACTGTGCCACAACTCAGCGGAGGAGCTTACAGAATTTTCCTGAGTAACAATAAGCCATTCGGACAAGGATACGCAACGGCTCAATGTGAAGGCTACTACCAAGTTGCAAGTCCGCCACCAGGACCGTAA
- the ftsE gene encoding cell division ATP-binding protein FtsE, protein MFKLSANPWLTGTRPTTTPESDAATVVSTSKTIAQLHNVTKIYTNGCCSLRSVNLRIHAGDFLFITGDSGAGKSTLLKLLYGAEQPSEGQVEMEGNLLRNLRGRALAHLRRRIGVVFQDYQLILSKTVEENVAVVLHAQGFARSEIRRRVGPALRMVGLAAKAQCFPEQLSGGEQQRVSIARAIVHTPPLLLADEPTGNLDTHNAWTVLQILKRLHTIGVTVVVTCHNEQLVQAFAQRIIRLEAGNLRELPLST, encoded by the coding sequence ATGTTCAAACTCTCCGCTAACCCCTGGCTCACCGGGACCAGGCCGACGACGACACCTGAGAGTGACGCGGCTACCGTGGTCTCTACAAGTAAGACGATCGCGCAACTGCACAACGTCACCAAGATCTATACCAACGGCTGCTGCAGCCTGCGATCGGTCAACCTGCGCATCCACGCGGGCGATTTTTTGTTCATTACGGGCGACTCGGGGGCCGGAAAATCCACCCTGCTCAAACTGCTCTACGGAGCCGAGCAGCCGAGCGAGGGGCAAGTCGAGATGGAGGGCAACCTTCTGCGCAACCTGCGGGGCCGCGCCCTCGCCCACCTGCGCCGCCGCATCGGCGTCGTCTTTCAAGATTACCAGTTGATTTTAAGCAAGACGGTCGAAGAGAATGTCGCCGTCGTCCTCCACGCCCAGGGCTTCGCCCGCTCTGAGATCCGCCGCCGGGTAGGCCCGGCCCTGCGCATGGTTGGCCTGGCAGCCAAAGCCCAGTGTTTTCCTGAACAGCTCTCCGGCGGCGAGCAGCAGCGCGTGAGCATTGCCCGCGCCATCGTCCATACCCCGCCGCTATTGCTGGCGGACGAACCGACGGGCAACCTCGACACCCACAATGCCTGGACGGTTCTGCAGATTCTCAAGCGCCTGCACACTATCGGTGTCACCGTCGTCGTCACCTGCCACAACGAACAGCTCGTCCAGGCTTTTGCCCAGCGGATTATTCGCCTCGAAGCCGGTAATCTGCGGGAACTGCCGCTATCTACTTAA
- a CDS encoding DUF4351 domain-containing protein, with translation MIDLLRETPLGREVLREWKQEAEQYAEQRAVELAEQKLEQSLQQGEIQGKRRTLVHQLTRKFGPLSADLLDSVQNISDPDRLERLIDAAVDSASLDRFRQQLG, from the coding sequence ATGATCGACTTGCTCAGAGAGACGCCACTGGGACGAGAAGTGCTGCGCGAATGGAAGCAGGAGGCAGAGCAGTACGCAGAACAGCGCGCAGTTGAGCTTGCAGAACAGAAATTGGAACAAAGTCTGCAGCAAGGCGAAATTCAGGGCAAGCGCCGGACGCTCGTTCATCAGCTGACGCGCAAATTTGGTCCGCTGTCGGCAGATTTACTCGACTCTGTGCAAAATATCAGCGATCCTGACCGCCTGGAGCGCCTGATCGACGCCGCTGTCGATTCTGCCAGCCTGGATCGTTTCCGACAACAGCTCGGTTGA
- a CDS encoding cell division protein FtsX, producing MIQRATSQIDYLLRETFTGLRRNIWMIWAAVSTLSVLLFLLGLGLQFSWQLQEAVSALGSQLEISIYLKPGVRTASVEPTLKTFVGIEKIASTSREQAWAAMQKELGVESDPSASLGGNPLVDSLRVQVARPEAVAPLAQQIKHLEGVETVSYGSEAARRLGQIQEAMHWVGLALTVILSVATVAVITTTIRLVVLSRRKEIEVMQLVGATPLRIATPFILEGFLFGIVGAGLAWGLIQATGRIVEQKRLELLPFLQWQTSQISPATLPLILLGIGVSLGVLGSFIAVWRAIR from the coding sequence ATGATTCAGCGCGCTACCAGCCAGATCGACTATCTTCTGCGCGAAACGTTCACCGGCCTGCGCCGCAACATCTGGATGATCTGGGCCGCCGTGAGCACCCTCTCGGTGCTGCTATTTTTGTTGGGCCTCGGCCTGCAATTTTCCTGGCAACTGCAGGAGGCTGTTTCTGCTCTCGGAAGTCAGCTTGAAATCTCGATCTACCTCAAGCCCGGCGTGCGCACCGCCAGCGTCGAGCCGACACTCAAGACCTTCGTGGGCATCGAAAAGATCGCTTCTACCTCCCGCGAGCAAGCCTGGGCAGCGATGCAAAAAGAACTGGGAGTCGAGAGCGACCCGAGTGCCAGCCTGGGCGGCAACCCGCTGGTCGATAGTTTGCGGGTGCAGGTCGCGAGGCCAGAGGCAGTAGCCCCCCTTGCCCAGCAAATTAAGCACCTCGAAGGGGTCGAGACGGTGAGCTACGGCTCGGAGGCTGCCCGGAGACTGGGACAGATCCAGGAGGCAATGCACTGGGTCGGACTGGCACTCACGGTCATCTTGAGCGTGGCGACGGTGGCGGTAATCACGACGACGATTCGCCTGGTCGTCCTCTCGCGCCGCAAGGAGATCGAGGTGATGCAACTGGTCGGGGCAACCCCGCTGCGGATTGCGACCCCTTTTATCCTCGAAGGCTTTCTTTTTGGCATCGTCGGTGCCGGGCTCGCCTGGGGGCTGATTCAGGCGACTGGCCGGATCGTCGAGCAAAAGCGGCTGGAACTCTTGCCTTTTTTGCAGTGGCAGACAAGCCAGATCAGCCCCGCCACCCTGCCGCTCATCCTGCTGGGCATTGGCGTCAGCCTGGGTGTTCTGGGAAGCTTCATCGCTGTCTGGCGGGCGATTCGCTAG
- a CDS encoding DUF3455 domain-containing protein produces the protein MLTGFLQSLLLAGPIVVVGSLVAPADIPAELQAPPPAELVRQVSARGEQLYECRAISGGAPAWTLVGPRAELFDEQGRPIGSHSVGPEWKADDGSAIRADPKALAKVEQPDAIAWLLLKVIKSSGNGWLTAVSYVQRLRTTGGVADARGCDAAHLTSAQAVPYTAIYAFYRTRTGT, from the coding sequence ATGCTCACAGGATTCTTGCAGTCCTTGCTACTGGCCGGTCCCATCGTCGTTGTCGGCTCTCTTGTCGCTCCTGCAGATATTCCAGCCGAACTGCAGGCTCCGCCACCGGCAGAGCTGGTGCGCCAGGTGTCGGCCAGGGGCGAGCAGCTCTACGAATGCCGGGCCATTAGTGGCGGTGCGCCTGCCTGGACCCTCGTCGGTCCGAGGGCAGAACTGTTCGACGAGCAGGGCAGACCCATCGGCTCCCACAGCGTCGGCCCCGAGTGGAAGGCGGACGATGGCAGCGCGATTCGAGCCGATCCGAAGGCGCTGGCAAAAGTCGAGCAACCCGACGCTATTGCCTGGCTACTCTTGAAGGTGATCAAAAGCAGCGGCAATGGCTGGCTCACAGCCGTAAGCTACGTGCAGCGCCTGCGGACCACAGGCGGTGTGGCGGATGCCCGAGGGTGCGATGCTGCCCACCTCACAAGCGCCCAGGCTGTTCCCTACACGGCCATCTACGCCTTTTATCGAACGCGGACGGGCACCTGA
- the ndhI gene encoding NAD(P)H-quinone oxidoreductase subunit I: MVKFLEKVGGYAREVLESAKYIGQGMGVVFDHMRRKPVTVQYPYEKLIPSERFRGRIHFERPKCISCEVCVRVCPINLPVVDYEFNKETKKKELNSYSIDFGVCIFCGNCVEYCPTACLSMTEEYELSVYDRHELNFDDVALGRLPVRAIDDPMVRPIRELAYLPKGVMDGHLSDVGERRAGELPDEIVPRLKPAESNPDRQEGS, translated from the coding sequence ATGGTAAAGTTCCTGGAGAAGGTTGGGGGCTACGCCAGGGAAGTGCTGGAATCGGCCAAATACATCGGTCAGGGCATGGGCGTCGTCTTCGATCACATGCGTCGCAAGCCGGTGACTGTCCAGTACCCGTACGAAAAGCTGATTCCCTCGGAGCGCTTTCGCGGACGGATTCACTTCGAGCGGCCCAAGTGCATCTCCTGCGAAGTCTGCGTGCGGGTCTGCCCGATCAACCTGCCGGTGGTAGACTACGAGTTCAACAAAGAGACCAAGAAAAAAGAACTCAATTCTTACTCGATCGACTTTGGAGTTTGCATCTTCTGCGGCAACTGCGTCGAGTACTGCCCGACCGCCTGTCTGTCGATGACCGAAGAATACGAACTTTCGGTCTACGATCGCCACGAACTCAACTTCGACGATGTTGCCCTGGGCCGTCTGCCGGTACGGGCGATCGACGATCCGATGGTGCGCCCGATTCGTGAACTGGCTTATCTGCCCAAGGGCGTGATGGATGGCCACCTCTCCGATGTGGGCGAGCGCCGGGCGGGCGAACTTCCCGACGAGATCGTACCGCGCCTCAAGCCGGCTGAGAGCAACCCCGACCGGCAGGAGGGCAGCTAG